From Varibaculum massiliense, a single genomic window includes:
- a CDS encoding lysylphosphatidylglycerol synthase transmembrane domain-containing protein codes for MSISGDTASPQGNQHLTEIVDAKNSRLRRIDDLARAGLYLAAIILVVLLAIYAHATTQAVAQDLTKVFINTTLAQILLLPLSMLQNLFILVAPVALLIMLALRRQWLRTFQSAFTALIGGVVALGASALISALPYVFSNALKVWAVGGSIVAISIPFTAVVAMMTMAGERRRDQLVRVLWAITWAILALAVLQGRMTLPSALVTVLLGTFTGCIGRYLWGVRNHRPTGSALIVALTRVGITPRRILRLDPPTEGDLLCVEQVTFTTEAGSLQPVGEMKRESLPLDPVLELATFAGQDLKSEGETAGSADRVYSVISEDSRCYRMVATDGDSRLSTWITGIWNNLRLRSFSKSTATTVRQNGEYTALMGAMTTRAQVRTRPYHGLAHSGTTMLNIFEDNIALRPFSSLGAADISDEQLSSAWQQLLNAHQGGLAHRNISAENLCLGSDGSPYFLNWSQGEVAASRMSILIDQVQLLVLTSLLVGEDRAVKALRKVLPGSQIEAMVPVLQTLALPDSTRRQVRKTSLLANLRQELLTSSQTDPATVPRAQLRRFSWSSLIFTALGVAAVLVVLGSLNFKEIYATIVTANSWWILTGVFFAIAMSSGQALSLQAVTPNRLGYGELFLLQIAGSVTSLVVPAGLGVGALNLRYLTKKNMTSALALATVSLMQLFQFVITVALLAVMVMFTGTSMNVRLPSSTMVGAVLVIVALLVTAFALPKVRKWIWEKIEAPFQQVWPRLIWITSSPRRMFLTALGCLLQTSLQLAVFYCAVAAFGYHLPIATITVTFLVSNTLGSLIPTPGGLGPVEAALTAGLQVAGVPGAIALSGALLYRLLTFWMRAPLGWLAMRHLQRRDVL; via the coding sequence ATGAGTATTTCGGGAGATACTGCGAGCCCCCAAGGGAATCAGCACCTCACCGAAATAGTAGACGCCAAAAACTCCCGTTTACGCCGTATCGATGACCTGGCACGCGCCGGGCTTTACCTGGCAGCCATCATCCTGGTAGTACTGCTGGCCATTTACGCCCACGCCACCACCCAGGCGGTTGCCCAAGATCTAACTAAAGTCTTTATCAACACCACTTTGGCGCAGATTCTGCTACTGCCCCTCTCCATGCTGCAAAATCTATTTATCCTAGTGGCTCCGGTGGCGTTACTCATCATGCTGGCGCTGCGTCGGCAATGGTTACGCACCTTTCAATCCGCATTTACTGCGTTAATAGGGGGAGTGGTCGCTTTAGGAGCCTCCGCTTTGATTTCAGCGCTACCCTACGTATTTTCTAACGCTTTGAAAGTGTGGGCGGTGGGCGGTTCTATCGTCGCAATTTCCATTCCCTTTACTGCAGTCGTAGCGATGATGACTATGGCGGGGGAACGCCGACGTGACCAGCTAGTACGGGTATTGTGGGCAATAACCTGGGCAATCCTTGCCCTGGCGGTCCTACAAGGTCGCATGACCTTACCTTCAGCGCTTGTCACCGTCCTATTAGGCACTTTCACCGGATGTATCGGGCGCTACCTGTGGGGGGTGCGCAATCATCGTCCCACCGGAAGCGCCTTGATTGTGGCTTTGACCAGGGTAGGGATTACTCCCCGGCGAATCCTGCGCCTTGATCCTCCCACCGAGGGGGATTTACTGTGCGTCGAACAGGTAACTTTTACTACCGAGGCGGGCTCCCTGCAACCGGTTGGGGAAATGAAACGGGAAAGTTTGCCGCTAGATCCAGTCTTAGAGCTCGCCACTTTTGCCGGTCAGGATCTGAAATCTGAAGGAGAAACAGCCGGATCTGCCGACCGAGTTTACAGCGTAATCTCCGAGGACTCTCGCTGCTACCGGATGGTGGCCACCGATGGGGATTCTCGTCTCTCCACCTGGATTACGGGAATCTGGAATAACCTGCGGCTACGCTCTTTCTCCAAATCAACCGCCACTACGGTGAGGCAAAATGGCGAATACACCGCGCTAATGGGAGCGATGACCACCCGTGCGCAGGTCAGAACACGTCCCTATCACGGACTCGCCCACTCGGGCACCACCATGCTAAACATTTTCGAGGACAACATTGCCCTTAGACCGTTTAGCTCCCTGGGTGCTGCCGATATTTCTGATGAACAGCTCTCCTCTGCCTGGCAGCAGCTACTAAACGCCCACCAGGGAGGACTCGCTCACCGTAATATCAGTGCCGAGAATCTTTGTTTAGGATCCGATGGATCCCCCTATTTTCTTAACTGGTCACAAGGAGAGGTTGCGGCCTCCAGAATGTCGATCCTTATCGACCAGGTACAACTGTTAGTGCTCACTAGCCTGTTGGTGGGAGAAGATCGGGCAGTAAAAGCCCTGCGGAAGGTACTTCCCGGTTCTCAAATAGAGGCTATGGTTCCGGTGCTGCAAACTTTAGCGCTGCCCGACTCTACCAGGCGGCAGGTACGAAAAACCTCTCTACTTGCCAACTTGCGCCAAGAACTATTGACCAGCAGCCAAACAGACCCGGCAACTGTTCCTCGCGCCCAATTGCGCAGGTTCTCTTGGTCTTCGCTAATTTTTACCGCGCTGGGGGTAGCGGCAGTCTTAGTGGTCTTAGGTTCGCTGAACTTTAAAGAAATCTACGCCACGATTGTTACCGCTAATAGCTGGTGGATTTTAACGGGAGTCTTCTTTGCTATCGCCATGAGCAGCGGGCAGGCACTTTCCCTGCAGGCAGTCACCCCTAATCGCCTAGGGTATGGAGAACTATTTTTGCTGCAAATAGCCGGTTCGGTTACCTCACTGGTCGTGCCTGCAGGTTTAGGGGTAGGGGCGCTAAACCTGCGGTATTTAACCAAGAAAAATATGACCAGCGCCCTGGCTTTGGCTACCGTCTCCCTAATGCAACTCTTCCAATTCGTGATTACGGTGGCGCTGCTGGCAGTAATGGTAATGTTCACCGGCACCTCTATGAACGTGCGCCTACCCTCTTCAACGATGGTAGGTGCAGTTTTAGTAATTGTGGCTTTACTGGTAACCGCTTTCGCCCTACCCAAAGTACGTAAATGGATTTGGGAAAAAATAGAAGCCCCCTTCCAGCAAGTATGGCCGCGCCTAATCTGGATTACTTCCAGTCCTCGCCGAATGTTCCTGACTGCCCTGGGTTGTCTGCTGCAAACCAGCCTGCAGCTAGCCGTCTTTTATTGCGCGGTGGCAGCTTTCGGCTACCACCTACCCATTGCCACTATTACCGTGACTTTCTTGGTATCCAACACCCTTGGTTCCCTGATTCCCACCCCGGGAGGGCTTGGCCCAGTCGAGGCCGCCCTGACTGCCGGTCTGCAGGTCGCCGGGGTACCGGGCGCCATCGCCTTATCTGGAGCCTTACTGTACCGCTTACTGACATTCTGGATGCGCGCCCCCCTGGGATGGTTAGCGATGCGTCACCTGCAACGGCGGGACGTGCTTTAA
- a CDS encoding DsbA family protein — MSQPPAIEQPKKKPAAIIVLSLLAISFLVLVFFIAYYLGSGNSSASGSNNTDASSLNTQDTQGDQQLPQGVNLISDEEGKKLIKSFYRSNKDDARAIGNPKAPVTMIQFSDFSCPMCYQYESAVFPQLKPYIDNGTLRIEFNNLAIFAQNYHSDLASAASIAAAKQGKFWEFLIAATNLAGQEGNGHITWDQELVTKVAKSSGVSDLERFTQDLNSPETAKIVEEESARAHAVGLNGTPAFFINNYYITGALPAESFLQTIEIALKDAK; from the coding sequence ATGAGTCAACCCCCAGCCATCGAGCAACCCAAGAAAAAACCAGCAGCCATTATTGTCTTAAGTCTACTGGCGATTTCCTTCTTAGTGCTGGTATTTTTCATCGCCTACTATCTAGGTTCGGGTAATAGCAGCGCTAGTGGTAGCAATAATACCGACGCCTCCTCGCTTAACACCCAAGACACTCAAGGTGATCAACAGTTACCTCAAGGGGTAAACCTAATTAGTGACGAAGAGGGTAAGAAGCTTATCAAATCGTTTTATCGCTCCAATAAGGACGATGCCCGGGCAATCGGTAACCCCAAAGCACCGGTAACCATGATTCAGTTTTCAGACTTTTCATGCCCCATGTGTTACCAGTATGAATCCGCGGTGTTTCCCCAGCTGAAACCCTATATTGATAACGGAACTTTGCGGATCGAGTTCAACAACTTGGCGATTTTCGCCCAGAATTACCATTCGGATCTGGCGTCAGCCGCTTCAATTGCTGCCGCTAAACAGGGCAAGTTCTGGGAGTTCTTGATTGCCGCCACCAACCTAGCTGGTCAAGAAGGCAATGGGCATATTACTTGGGATCAGGAGCTGGTTACGAAAGTGGCTAAGTCCAGCGGAGTTAGCGACCTTGAACGCTTCACTCAAGACCTTAACTCTCCGGAAACTGCGAAAATAGTGGAGGAAGAAAGCGCGCGTGCCCACGCGGTTGGCCTTAATGGCACCCCGGCATTTTTTATTAATAACTACTACATTACCGGGGCTCTACCTGCGGAAAGTTTTCTACAAACGATTGAAATCGCCCTGAAAGACGCAAAGTAA
- a CDS encoding cytochrome c biogenesis CcdA family protein produces the protein MTINFTIAYLGGLVTFLAPCGAFLLPAFFACAFEERGRLLQRILVFLVGLVIALVPLGFAAGGLGAWLLANSRLVTFIAGGVILALGIAQVLAIPLPKLPLPQALGGATRPSIAGIFLFGISYGLAGSGCTGPILGAVLSAATLTGSSVRGGILMFWYALGMFTPVALLSLIWGSLTARQQRLFHPRPLRFLGRQTTWGSLVAGLVFVGVGAFLLITGGTGSNSLLNPSQQVSLETRITSMASALPDFLLPLLLVVLVAFFATLAWYLRSQRGKHPQGESDSAPRE, from the coding sequence ATGACTATTAACTTTACGATTGCTTACCTGGGAGGGCTGGTTACTTTCCTAGCTCCCTGCGGAGCTTTCCTGCTGCCGGCTTTTTTCGCCTGTGCTTTTGAGGAGCGCGGGCGCCTCCTACAGCGCATCCTAGTGTTCCTAGTCGGGCTGGTCATTGCCCTGGTACCCCTAGGTTTTGCCGCCGGAGGTCTTGGAGCTTGGCTACTCGCTAATTCTCGCCTAGTTACCTTCATAGCTGGGGGGGTAATTTTGGCTTTAGGTATCGCCCAAGTATTAGCTATCCCCTTACCTAAACTGCCTCTACCTCAGGCTTTAGGGGGTGCTACTCGGCCCAGTATCGCCGGGATTTTTCTTTTTGGAATCTCTTACGGGCTGGCCGGGTCCGGGTGTACCGGTCCGATTTTAGGGGCAGTCCTTTCGGCGGCCACCTTAACCGGTTCCAGTGTTCGCGGCGGCATCCTTATGTTTTGGTATGCGCTCGGCATGTTCACTCCCGTAGCCTTGCTTTCCCTAATCTGGGGTTCGCTCACTGCTCGTCAACAGCGCCTGTTTCATCCGCGTCCCCTCCGATTTTTAGGGCGCCAAACCACCTGGGGTTCCCTGGTGGCTGGCTTGGTGTTTGTAGGGGTAGGAGCATTTTTATTGATTACCGGCGGCACAGGCTCTAACTCTTTACTTAACCCCTCCCAGCAAGTATCGCTAGAAACCCGCATCACCAGCATGGCCAGCGCCCTCCCCGACTTTCTGTTACCGCTACTGCTAGTGGTTTTAGTGGCGTTCTTTGCCACCCTCGCCTGGTATTTACGCAGCCAACGCGGGAAACACCCGCAAGGCGAATCCGATTCTGCTCCCCGCGAGTAA
- a CDS encoding aminotransferase-like domain-containing protein, translating into MSVQEKGTHLDLWQDSYAARAHNLRESEIRALFSVVSRPEVVSLAGGMPNIHDLPLAKLANSAQQLVLEHGEQAMQYGGGQGWAPLREAITEVMAEEGIHANPDNVVITTGSQQALDLVTQLFIEPGDVILAESPSYVGALGVFNAYQADVRHIALDDQGMIPAEFARAVEQARAEGKRIKYLYTIPNFHNPAGVSMSISRRKELVELCRKYGVLILEDNPYGLLGFEGQTMTPLVELAPDLVVYLGSFSKIFAPGFRIGWAYAPSAVRDKLVVASESAILSPSMVGQMAIHAYLRDYDWRGQIDSYRQMYRGRRDAMLEALADYLPECQWTVPEGGFYTWLTLPEGLDSKAMLTRAVSELVAYTPGTAFYASNEGHQNIRLSFCYPPEDEIREGVRRLAKVVHREMELVRLFASQQKGNSHD; encoded by the coding sequence ATGAGCGTGCAAGAAAAAGGAACCCATCTGGATTTATGGCAGGATTCCTATGCTGCGCGAGCTCATAACCTGCGAGAATCCGAAATTCGCGCCCTCTTTTCAGTGGTTTCCCGTCCGGAAGTGGTTTCTTTAGCAGGAGGGATGCCCAATATCCACGATTTACCGCTGGCAAAACTAGCCAATAGCGCCCAGCAACTGGTGCTAGAACATGGTGAACAGGCGATGCAATATGGTGGCGGGCAGGGCTGGGCGCCGCTGCGCGAAGCTATAACTGAAGTAATGGCCGAAGAGGGCATCCACGCTAACCCTGATAACGTAGTTATCACTACCGGCTCGCAACAAGCATTAGACCTGGTCACGCAGCTTTTCATTGAGCCAGGCGACGTGATTTTAGCCGAGTCGCCTTCCTATGTGGGAGCCCTGGGAGTTTTTAATGCCTACCAGGCGGATGTGCGTCATATTGCCCTTGATGATCAGGGGATGATTCCGGCAGAGTTTGCCCGCGCCGTTGAGCAGGCGCGCGCCGAAGGAAAACGTATCAAGTATCTGTACACCATCCCCAATTTCCATAATCCCGCCGGGGTATCAATGTCGATTTCGCGCCGCAAGGAACTGGTGGAACTGTGTCGTAAATATGGGGTATTGATCTTAGAAGATAACCCTTATGGGCTTCTAGGCTTTGAGGGACAAACTATGACTCCCCTAGTTGAACTTGCCCCTGACCTGGTAGTTTACCTTGGCTCATTTTCTAAAATCTTCGCTCCGGGCTTTCGGATTGGTTGGGCGTATGCGCCTTCGGCAGTCAGGGACAAACTGGTAGTGGCCTCCGAATCCGCTATTTTATCGCCCTCAATGGTAGGGCAAATGGCTATTCATGCTTATCTGCGCGACTATGATTGGCGCGGGCAGATTGACTCGTATCGGCAAATGTATCGAGGACGCCGTGACGCCATGTTAGAGGCTTTAGCTGATTACCTGCCGGAATGTCAATGGACGGTTCCCGAAGGTGGATTTTACACTTGGCTTACCCTGCCAGAGGGACTAGATTCCAAAGCTATGCTTACCCGGGCAGTTAGCGAACTGGTGGCCTATACCCCCGGCACCGCCTTTTATGCCTCTAACGAAGGTCACCAAAATATCCGCCTATCGTTTTGCTATCCCCCGGAAGACGAGATCCGTGAGGGCGTACGCCGCTTAGCCAAAGTGGTGCATCGGGAAATGGAGCTAGTGAGGTTATTTGCTTCCCAGCAGAAAGGTAACAGCCATGACTGA
- a CDS encoding D-alanine--D-alanine ligase family protein, producing the protein MTESKCLKVAIITGGQLHEREVSLRSANRVATQLRQYGHHLEILELDRDLLSELNDFAPDVVWPIIHGREGEDGSLQDLLELSGLPYVGSGPKGCRISLSKPVAKSVVEKNGLPTPRSVALPQMLFRQVGADTLLSEVSNRLGYPLMVKPSRGGSAMGITYVENEGALRTAMVNAFAYDDEVLIERFVSGREISVSIVEEAGAPRALPPVEIRTDVGRYDFDARYLTGRTEFFTPAPLDPDLDDRVRSLALDCHRVLELEDFSRIDMIVDKAGNPWFIDANVVPGMTDTSLWPLAAQSDLGFGKLINVITCEAATRGIRA; encoded by the coding sequence ATGACTGAAAGTAAATGCTTAAAAGTTGCGATTATTACCGGAGGTCAGCTCCATGAGCGGGAAGTTTCGCTGCGTTCGGCAAATAGAGTAGCTACTCAGCTGCGCCAATACGGTCACCATCTGGAAATTCTGGAGCTAGATCGGGATCTGTTGAGCGAACTCAACGACTTTGCCCCCGACGTGGTTTGGCCGATTATTCACGGGCGTGAGGGCGAGGACGGCTCGCTTCAAGATTTGCTGGAGCTCAGCGGACTACCCTATGTAGGTTCTGGCCCTAAGGGTTGTAGGATTTCACTTTCAAAACCGGTAGCAAAATCGGTGGTGGAAAAGAACGGCTTACCTACTCCGCGTTCAGTAGCCCTCCCCCAAATGCTATTTCGCCAGGTGGGAGCGGATACTTTACTGAGTGAAGTATCCAATCGCTTGGGTTATCCTCTAATGGTTAAGCCTTCTCGGGGCGGCTCCGCCATGGGAATTACCTACGTGGAGAACGAGGGCGCGCTACGTACCGCAATGGTAAACGCCTTCGCCTATGACGACGAGGTTTTAATTGAGCGCTTTGTTTCAGGGCGAGAAATCTCGGTTTCTATAGTTGAAGAAGCAGGCGCTCCTCGGGCTCTACCCCCGGTAGAAATCCGCACTGACGTTGGTAGATACGATTTTGATGCGCGTTATTTAACCGGACGCACCGAATTTTTTACCCCCGCGCCTTTAGATCCCGATCTTGATGACCGGGTCCGCTCCTTGGCTTTAGACTGTCACCGGGTTCTAGAGTTAGAGGATTTTTCTCGCATTGACATGATTGTGGATAAGGCGGGTAATCCTTGGTTCATTGACGCTAATGTAGTACCCGGTATGACTGACACATCGCTTTGGCCTTTAGCAGCCCAGTCAGATTTAGGCTTTGGAAAACTTATCAATGTGATTACTTGCGAAGCTGCCACTCGCGGTATCCGCGCCTAG
- a CDS encoding ParB/RepB/Spo0J family partition protein: MARKKHLGRGLSALIPTEPVETKPAEVKADTDSRPADIFFGGHGHSPKGGSAKELLEPRKIVSRETLRSSRPQTERKKAENLAARKVKQVRSPQSKKGEGKDDVSRETSLVPVPGARLELIAVKKINPNRSQPRQTFDEDEIAELAASIKEVGLLQPVVVRTDPTDKNAYELIMGERRLRACQLAKVDQIPAIVRETSDNKMLLDALIENLHRVQLNPLEEAAAYQQLMEDFGCTQQELSKRVSKSRPAITNALRLLRLPASVQPKVAAGVLSAGHARALLGISDPADQEYLADRIIAEGLSVRSTEEIVALGNVRGAARRRGTSSRSKPKLSASQELAQARWTDILDTRVVIKPGKKTSKLVIEYADEADLARITSLLEKASDKRK; this comes from the coding sequence ATGGCGAGAAAGAAGCATTTGGGGCGAGGGCTATCTGCGCTGATTCCCACAGAGCCAGTAGAAACTAAACCTGCAGAAGTGAAAGCAGATACTGACTCTCGACCGGCAGATATTTTTTTTGGTGGTCACGGGCACTCCCCCAAAGGTGGTTCCGCCAAGGAACTTTTGGAACCTCGTAAAATTGTTTCACGTGAAACATTACGTAGTTCGCGCCCCCAAACTGAGCGAAAAAAAGCTGAAAATTTGGCAGCACGCAAGGTAAAGCAAGTTCGATCACCTCAGTCAAAGAAAGGTGAAGGGAAAGACGATGTTTCACGTGAAACATCGTTGGTACCGGTACCGGGGGCGAGACTTGAACTTATAGCAGTTAAGAAAATAAATCCCAATCGCTCCCAGCCCCGCCAAACCTTCGACGAAGATGAAATTGCGGAACTGGCTGCTTCAATAAAAGAAGTAGGACTATTACAACCAGTTGTGGTGCGCACAGATCCTACCGATAAAAACGCTTACGAATTAATCATGGGAGAACGGCGGCTGCGAGCATGTCAGCTGGCGAAAGTAGACCAGATTCCTGCTATCGTTCGTGAAACCAGCGATAACAAGATGTTATTGGATGCGCTCATCGAAAACCTGCATCGAGTTCAACTTAATCCTTTGGAAGAAGCAGCAGCCTATCAGCAGTTAATGGAGGATTTTGGCTGTACTCAGCAGGAACTTTCAAAAAGGGTCTCTAAATCTCGACCCGCCATTACTAATGCTTTGCGACTGTTACGTTTGCCAGCTAGCGTGCAACCGAAAGTTGCTGCGGGAGTGCTTTCTGCGGGGCATGCCCGCGCCCTCTTGGGGATAAGTGATCCAGCAGATCAAGAATACCTAGCCGATCGCATTATTGCCGAGGGTCTATCGGTACGTTCTACTGAAGAAATTGTGGCACTGGGAAATGTGCGCGGAGCGGCAAGGCGACGGGGGACTTCCTCGCGGAGCAAGCCCAAACTTTCTGCTAGTCAAGAGCTAGCGCAGGCACGCTGGACAGATATTTTGGATACTCGTGTGGTTATTAAACCGGGTAAGAAAACCAGTAAATTAGTTATTGAATACGCAGATGAAGCTGATTTAGCGCGGATTACTAGCTTGCTAGAGAAGGCTAGTGATAAACGCAAGTAA